In a genomic window of Plectropomus leopardus isolate mb chromosome 6, YSFRI_Pleo_2.0, whole genome shotgun sequence:
- the LOC121944980 gene encoding trichoplein keratin filament-binding protein, with the protein MALPTLSAHVPSRSRVLAGQMARQREQEARWRQQWELHAQYFREQSVRSQRQAAWSSHRSYQQSMSAYHKQRLKEEKKASLEQRRDRLRAMLQEERDRLEAELREVVPDRSTLANQLVQKTEELRTAREERRKKLAQELLREHWKKNNAELREVESSLHKDHVVSQWQEQISEKKQQEVAEQKEKRRFENEYERTRKEALERMKQAEERKHEEEQKRAEELCKQMEELQLREEEATRLKKEQEALLVKQWELEKLEEDRRKVEERRRKSEMGHFLIRQYRAQLKRRAQQVQKELEADREILAALLEGEQENRRIETARRERAIADAAWMKRVIEEQLQLEQEREAEFDILHREEAQRVWEKREAQWEKERKARERLMQEVLSGRQQQLELKMQKNREAQEESLRRREQLIQELELERETRRQEKEEEEGRRTARMREINAQVEQQRQEQWEEQCRLEQDEEEDREAHQIQEEELRLEVQRMTKKGYQEKIHSRPRSAWT; encoded by the exons ATGGCTTTGCCGACCCTCTCGGCCCACGTGCCCAGCCGGTCCCGGGTGCTGGCCGGACAGATGGCCCGGCAGCGGGAGCAGGAGGCCCGGTGGCGGCAGCAGTGGGAGCTGCATGCTCAGTACTTCAGGGAGCAGAGTGTCCGCAGCCAGAGACAGGCGGCGTGGAGCTCCCACCGGTCCTACCAGCAGAG tatgtcAGCATACCATAAACAGAGActgaaggaggaaaagaaggCCAGCCTGGAGCAGCGCAGGGATCGGCTCAGGGCCATGCTTCAAGAGGAGCGAGACCGGCTGGAGGCGGAGCTGAGGGAAGTAGTTCCTGACAGGAGCACATTGGCAAATCAGCTGGTGCAAAAGACTGAAGAGCTTCGCACAgcaagagaggaaagaagaaaaaag CTTGCCCAAGAGCTGCTGAGGGAGCACTGGAAGAAAAACAACGCAGAGCTGAGAGAG GTTGAGTCGTCATTACATAAAGATCATGTTGTCAGCCAATGGCAGGAGCAGATATCTGAGAAGAAACAG CAAGAAGTGGCTGAGCAGAAAGAGAAGAGACGCTTTGAGAATGAATATGAGAGGACCCGAAAAGAGGCTCTGGAGAGGATGAAgcaagcagaggagagaaagcatgaagaggagcagaagaggGCAGAGGAACTTTGCAAACAGATGGAAGAACTGCagctgagagaggaggag gcaACTCGCCTGAAGAAGGAGCAAGAGGCTCTGCTGGTCAAACAATGGGAGCTGGAGAAATTagaggaggacaggagaaaGGTGGAGGAGAGGCGGAGGAAGTCTGAGATGGG GCATTTTTTGATCCGTCAATATCGTGCTCAGCTGAAGAGGAGAGCCCAGCAAGTGCAGAAAGAACTG GAGGCTGACCGTGAGATCCTGGCAGCCTTACTGGAAGGAGAGCAGGAGAACAGGAGGATAGAGACGGCACGAAGGGAGCGGGCAATCGCTGATGCTGCGTGGATGAAACGTGTGATTGAGGAGCAGCTGCAGTTAGAGCAAGAGAGGGAGGCTGAGTTTGACATCCTACACAG AGAAGAAGCTCAACGTGTGTGGGAGAAACGAGAGGCACagtgggagaaagagaggaaagccAGAGAACGGCTCATGCAAGAG GTGCTTTCGGGGAGACAGCAGCAGCTTGAGCTGAAGATGCAAAAGAACCGAGAGGCTCAGGAGGAGTCCCTGAGGAGACGAGAACAGCTGATTCAGGAGCTGGAGCTAGAGAGAGAGACCAGGCGCcaggaaaaggaggaagaggagggccGTAGGACTGCACGGATGCGAGAGATAAATGCTCAG GTGGAGCAGCAGCGCCAAGAGCAGTGGGAGGAGCAGTGCAGGTTAGAgcaggacgaggaggaggacagggaggCTCATCAGAtccaggaggaggagctgaggctGGAGGTGCAGAGGATGACCAAGAAAGGGTACCAGGAGAAG ATTCACAGCAGACCTCGATCAGCCTGGACATGA